cataaatgataattatgcgacagtgtcgaccatataaatgttagataatagaaatataaatgttagtaacataaatgataattaggcgacattgtcgaccatatatttttcaggtggtataaccgaccatatatcatttaggtggcagagccaaccatatttagtattaagattatcgtgctgataacgtgttataattcagtaggcttataactacatttagtggtttgattcttgatgttgtaattcagtaggcttataactacctttagttgtttgattcttgattaagaatactaataatgaagtgtaagaacaaagatgataattgagagaaagaaaagaaacactttgtaagtgtgagaaatggtgcaagtttaatgcttgcattcatggctatttatagcaaaaatatcacaagtttaggtaatacaataatattacttttgtgcatcaataattgactatccatttatataatatatattctatattataaCATCGTTGACTTTTGAGAACTAGTATTCATGATAAAGACCACATCTTTTAGAGATTACAAAGTGTCTACTACGAGAACGAAATTGAGCTAAGTAGACGCTGAAGGATCCTCATTATTTTGCTTAGTAGGTGGTGGTGCAGTTGAGGTACTTTGTGGTTTTGGTGGTCTGTATCTTTTAAACAATCTTTCTTTGTTTCCCCTCCACCAGGCTTCCGCTTGCTGCGCGTTGAACCTTTTTTTGCTGCATCGATATGGTAGACAATTGTAATTAACAGAAAGGATCAGTTTTACTACGGAGTACTATATTAGATTATTATTCTAGTCATGTACACTAAAGAGATATGTTAATGGGAAAATTGTAAAAGCTCTCGCTAGAGATCGTTAAACAGGCATGCCGGACAACGGGTCAAATCTGATGAGGTGGCTGCCACGTCATCGTCAATTTCGTTGAAGTTTTCAGACAAAATATTCCGGCAAATTTTCAAATAAAACATCTGGTCAAAATTCCAGTGACGTGCCACATCATCTGATATAATGAGGTGGCTGCCACATGGATTGGATGTTCACATGGCTGCACATAGCAAATATTACCTCAATTGCAACTTTTTTAAAATATGAATCTTTTTTTGCACCAAACTGAAATCAGTCTGCTTTTTGGGCATAAGCAATGGTAAAAGTTACATTCACTTTATTGGGAAATTTGGTCTTATATGTCGTCACCTTTTTGAACTATTTCACCTTAATTGAAATGCAAGATTCACCTTTGAGCTAATTTAATTAACAAATCTCAAACTGTTCCATTATGAAGTAAACAGCTGAAAGAGAAATGCGTTTCAAGTACCTGAATCTGACCCTCTTAAATATCTTGATATCAGCTGAAAGTTGCAATGCTGTAACATATACACCCGATTCAAATTGTTCAATTACTTCCTTAACTTCCTCATTATTCGTCTGTCTCGATATCCGCGAGTCACCTTCCATCGTTTCCCGACTTGCAGCATCCGGCGTATTATCGGAGGACGATTCCGTGTTCTCCGAAGGATCAACAGCAACATTTTCATCATTCTGTGATGTTTCCCCGGTCCCACCGACATCCTGTGTTTGCTTATTGTCCTCATCATCAACATCGTCTGCTGAATTATTAATATCTTGTATGTTTTCTGTCGGTTTATTGTCCTCGTTAACATCTTCACTTTCGTCAATTTTATGATATTTTTTTTCTGCAACTTCAGATGAAGAACTTTCTTCAGGCTGATCTGATTGCACGTGAGAAGTACTTGAAGATGTATCATTTTCATAAATGCTGATGTAATCGTTGACTTTGTCATGCAAAGCTTTGAATGATTCATCATCGGAGATTGCAGAAGGCAGTTTTTCAGTTAATTCATTTAACTGATAAAAACAGATTAATAACAAGATTAGAACCACATCATATATGATTACCACATCCCCATGCTTAATGTTGTGATCTTATCAGAAAGGCAGTAAAATTTTGACTTTCTGATCAGTCAGACATTTCTGtttcataataatattttattttatattttagtgACAAGGACTATCGGCATAACAAGTGCAAACCACAAGGACCATCCGCGTCAACAAAAAACACACGGACTATATAAGTAATCTGGTACAAACCACAGGACTATCCGCGTAACTTTGCCTTAAAAATTTCAAAAGTTTATATATGTGTTTACATATAGGTTTCTGAACTCAGTAGTTAGTTTGTTAGAAGTACCTGAGATAGGATGTCTTTGAAAACATCTACAACACCATCACATTTGGCAGTTTTATCTGCAGCTAATGTCCCAGCTTGTTTAACAGCATTTCGCAGTTTCTGAATATCTGAATCTTGCTTATTAGTCTTTTGCTTCAAATGTTTCACCTACAAACACAAAATACATAAATCATTATAGTCTTATTCAATGTACAAACACAAATAAGTAAGAAAACATTAGTAAAACGAGACCTCTTACTTGGTTTTGCAATCTGAACACTTCACGGTTCAAACCTTCATTCGACTTCTTAAGACCATCAACCAACCCCCGCGAGTAAACAGTATTCGAAGACGAAGATTTATCTTTTCTTGCATACGTCGAAGCCGGTTTCCGAGATCGTTTATACGGTAAAAACTGCGAATGTGGTGGAAACTTTGAAGCCATTAAACCCGGTTTAACATCATTTTGAACATCACTTAGTGAACTTGGAAACGCAACGTCATTCAAATTCTGAAACGTCGGAACTTGAGAAGTTCGTACAATAGAATACGAATCCATTTTCGAATTGTACTTTCCCGATTTTACCTCATGGTACTTAACCGGTTCCATGATCGGAGAAAATAACGGCCTTGAAGACCTCCCATATCGTTCTATCCTACCCCCGTTTTTTGTAGAgacgttattactattattaccggTTTCAGCCGCTTTCATAAGTTTTACATAGCACGAGTCACACACACGATGAGGCTTTCCGGGAGTTGGCGCTAATGCGGCTTTCAAAGCTTTTCGTGAACTACAACCGTGACAATAAACGAGCCCGCAATTATAACAATTTCGTCCTTTTCTAGTGAACCCGAATGCTTGTCTACAACTATGACAAACGGATTGGTCAACTCCCGATACCCATTTATGAACGCATATACTAGCGGTAAAATTCGCGCCACACGATAAACTTCTTACGATTCTATCTTTAAGCGATTCGACTAAAGTTGGCGTGTTTCGATCTTCCGTGTCCCCGTTTCCGAGTCTCCCGTTTGCACCCTTTCCCCATGTATATACTTCACTTCTTGATGTCAAAACGGCAACATGGTATGCACCACACGCGATTTCTTCGACGAATTCACCGACTAATTTATCTTGCACCATACAAGGTGTTTTACCATCGGCTTGTGGATTACCGAGTTGACCGTGTGCGGGACTACCCATAGTGAAGACGCTACCCGATGTTGTAAGGCCGACGGTCATACTATGTCCGCACGCTAATTGATGAAAATTATAGTCGATTAGTGATGATATGCAAGTTGGTTGCGTATACGTTTGCTTATTTCCATGACCCAATCGGTATTTATCTCCGTCACCCCAAGTGAAGAGCTTTTTTGACGTCAAGTGTCTAGTTTGTTGATTCATGATGATTTCAACGATCGCTGCAGTGTGCCATACGCCACACGCAACTTTTAAAGTTTTTAAATCGCTTAACGAAGCAACCATTTTAGGGATTTGAATACTTTCGTGATCTCCATGTCCTAGAGCACCGTAAGTCCCATCACCAAACGTATATAGCTTTTGATTATCGGTTATGAATGCCGAATGCCAATTACCACAAGACACGGACAAAACTTGAATTCCTTCCAAAGGTCCGGAAACTCGTTTTGGTATCCAATGACTAACATCCGTACCGTGACCAAGAAGACCGGCGTTATGGGACCCGTCACCCCATGTGTATAAATCACCACATGAAGAAACCGCACAAGTATGATACTCACCACATGAAACGGAGTCAACATTGGTCACCGAAAGTAGTTCTACAAGACGAGGGCGACCCACGTCTCGGTCAATTCCATGACCAAGTCTTCCACCCGATTCCTCTCCGCACGTGAAAATCTCACCTTGTTTTGTTACTAAAGCAAAATGTCGAACGCCACAAGCAATTTGTTGAACATCTATGACTACATTTGACTCTAATAGTTTAGGAACAAGAACATCTTTTTTTGATTGAACACCGTCACTAGTAGTCCCGTCACAACAAACTTTACCCCAAAGATAAACATCTCCTAATGATTCTATGTCATCGGGCCCAGACGAACTTTGAGTAGAACAACTAGGAGTGTTTGAAACACTAATTCTGAAATTA
This genomic window from Rutidosis leptorrhynchoides isolate AG116_Rl617_1_P2 chromosome 2, CSIRO_AGI_Rlap_v1, whole genome shotgun sequence contains:
- the LOC139893228 gene encoding PH, RCC1 and FYVE domains-containing protein 1-like → MADLDPYIQQVLVELKKGTRLLKYSRKRRPKFRPFRLSPDETTLIWYSRGQERTLKLASVSKIISGQRTPVFRRYRRPEKEYLSFSLIYQDGERSLDLICNDNIDVEIWLAGLRHLIPSVQYRSIRSDSNLSDFNDAGSEASQSGNLFGIPLELTSRLSRGSSSIGSRSPENLSSFFSLDTVLGGTNMQVRTSCADNFRISVSNTPSCSTQSSSGPDDIESLGDVYLWGKVCCDGTTSDGVQSKKDVLVPKLLESNVVIDVQQIACGVRHFALVTKQGEIFTCGEESGGRLGHGIDRDVGRPRLVELLSVTNVDSVSCGEYHTCAVSSCGDLYTWGDGSHNAGLLGHGTDVSHWIPKRVSGPLEGIQVLSVSCGNWHSAFITDNQKLYTFGDGTYGALGHGDHESIQIPKMVASLSDLKTLKVACGVWHTAAIVEIIMNQQTRHLTSKKLFTWGDGDKYRLGHGNKQTYTQPTCISSLIDYNFHQLACGHSMTVGLTTSGSVFTMGSPAHGQLGNPQADGKTPCMVQDKLVGEFVEEIACGAYHVAVLTSRSEVYTWGKGANGRLGNGDTEDRNTPTLVESLKDRIVRSLSCGANFTASICVHKWVSGVDQSVCHSCRQAFGFTRKGRNCYNCGLVYCHGCSSRKALKAALAPTPGKPHRVCDSCYVKLMKAAETGNNSNNVSTKNGGRIERYGRSSRPLFSPIMEPVKYHEVKSGKYNSKMDSYSIVRTSQVPTFQNLNDVAFPSSLSDVQNDVKPGLMASKFPPHSQFLPYKRSRKPASTYARKDKSSSSNTVYSRGLVDGLKKSNEGLNREVFRLQNQVKHLKQKTNKQDSDIQKLRNAVKQAGTLAADKTAKCDGVVDVFKDILSQLNELTEKLPSAISDDESFKALHDKVNDYISIYENDTSSSTSHVQSDQPEESSSSEVAEKKYHKIDESEDVNEDNKPTENIQDINNSADDVDDEDNKQTQDVGGTGETSQNDENVAVDPSENTESSSDNTPDAASRETMEGDSRISRQTNNEEVKEVIEQFESGVYVTALQLSADIKIFKRVRFSKKRFNAQQAEAWWRGNKERLFKRYRPPKPQSTSTAPPPTKQNNEDPSAST